In Musa acuminata AAA Group cultivar baxijiao chromosome BXJ2-3, Cavendish_Baxijiao_AAA, whole genome shotgun sequence, the following proteins share a genomic window:
- the LOC135606427 gene encoding zinc finger protein 8-like, which produces MSEQQIHNFMKVSVDSFSELPFIRAVPAQPNTPDTSPVIRLFGIDFAMEPDASQDGPSNDPPSSTTETSNTPSAANADSGESARKFECHYCCRKFPTSQALGGHQNAHKRERQHAKRAHIHSALATQQYHHPSFFPDDHVYGYLNYRHLGSIPSAARFAHPPPLHFPSWTSTCPSMNPSACFHGSLGSTSQPIKSSTLPELWRMPVHDGKLSFHGDYPPAQPLFGGRDTKEMVVEGATTLVSPKDQGGFDSGSKNGLSLDLRL; this is translated from the coding sequence ATGAGCGAGCAACAGATCCACAACTTCATGAAGGTCAGCGTCGACTCCTTCTCCGAGCTCCCCTTCATCCGTGCCGTGCCAGCTCAGCCGAATACACCCGATACGAGCCCTGTCATTCGGCTGTTCGGCATCGACTTCGCCATGGAGCCTGATGCATCACAAGATGGCCCTTCCAACGACCCTCCCTCCTCCACCACCGAAACCAGTAACACCCCAAGCGCCGCCAACGCTGATAGTGGGGAGAGTGCGAGAAAGTTCGAGTGCCACTACTGCTGCCGCAAGTTCCCGACGTCGCAAGCCCTTGGCGGGCATCAGAACGCCCACAAGCGGGAGCGCCAGCACGCGAAGCGAGCACACATCCATTCCGCTTTGGCCACACAACAGTACCACCACCCCAGCTTCTTCCCCGACGACCATGTCTATGGCTACCTCAACTACCGTCATCTGGGCTCCATCCCCTCTGCCGCCCGCTTCGCCCACCCACCGCCTCTCCACTTTCCTTCTTGGACCAGCACCTGCCCTAGCATGAACCCTTCCGCTTGCTTCCATGGCAGCCTAGGTTCCACATCTCAGCCCATCAAAAGCAGTACGCTGCCCGAGCTATGGAGGATGCCAGTGCATGACGGCAAGCTGAGCTTCCATGGAGACTATCCACCTGCACAGCCTTTGTTCGGAGGAAGAGACACGAAGGAAATGGTGGTGGAAGGAGCTACTACTTTGGTTTCTCCAAAGGACCAAGGTGGGTTTGATTCAGGCTCCAAAAATGGTTTGAGTTTGGATTTGCGTTTGTAA